The Pontibacter sp. SGAir0037 DNA segment CTCCGATTAATGGCTCACCGGTGTCTGAAGTAACCTTACCTGTAACTGTTATATCGAATCTACCTTCTACGGAAGGAGTCGGAGTGCTTGCTGCAGTACTGGCATAGGATATATTGCCTATCCCAATAACCATTGCAATACAACCGACTGCCGGATATAAAATTTTTTTCATTTGTTATTGGATTAATTGTTAAAGCAAAAAAAGTGAATGTAAATAAAGCTGGGTGCTCTGATCCCTGATCTGGTTGGTAAGCGAATCAGAAGCAAGGGCTTAACTTTAGAAGAAATTATTAATTGGGTTCATATTTGAATAACATTATTAGGAGTCCTTGAATTCCAAAATGATGTAAGTGATCACTTTAGAATTTATACAACAAATATGAACCATTTAACGGAATAATCAAACTCATGAACATGCTCAAAATATTCACCCAAGCAACCCAAACAACAACATGATACGCTTTAGCAACATAGCATATCGGCACAAAATCACATCAGCACTACATCTTTTAGGTAAAAACAGAATACTTTGTTTGATAATCGTTAAATTTAATACGGTTTGGCGCTATTGCTTTAATATGACGTAAAAAACATTTGATCGCTTTAACACCGCAATCAAATTCTTTAAAAGATACAATTTTAATTTAGCTAAAAATGAGGCATTACTTACCTCGTTCACAAACATTGCTTTCTCATCTACTGAAACCGTCAATTTGAGCTGTTACTTACACCTTAGCAGCTATTATTTATCAAACGAAAACAGCCACCTCCAGCCATCAAACCTAGCCTTTTATGCAGAAAACGAAAGATGATATGGTGGAGAGATACCAAAGAAGAGAGAACGCTCAACCACCTGTAAAGAATTGTAAATTGAATACGCATCTTAAAACAGGCATATAATCCGCAATGTCCTCTTGTATAGCAACATGTACAAGTGGCACCAGCAAAACAGCGGCCCTTCAAAAGTCAGCAGCAGAGCCATAAAAGCATCCTTAAGGCGCCTTTTTAAAACGAAAAAACCGCCCCTGCAATGCAGGGGCGGTTTAGAGTGTACACCATCTAAAGGTTTAAGTAAACCTGTGTACATTTCGTTCTAGCACATACCCAAAAGGTATGTATGCAACATCTTATCAGGTAGCTCTATTCGAACTGAAAAGAAACTGTTTTATCGGCTATCTGTACTTTAAATTCCCCAGGCTCAGTAACTCGCTTGTTTTCAAGGTTTACAAAGGCAATATCGTCTGGTTTAATCTGGAAGCTCACTGTTTTGGTTTCTCCGGGCTTCAGACTCAGTTTATCAAACCCTCTCAGCCTTTTAACATCAGGTGTCATAAGCGTAGCTACCATGTCGCTGATATAAAGCAGCACAGTCTCCTTTCCTTCGCGCTTGCCTGTATTTGTTACGTCTACTGTTATCGTAAGCGTTTGATTGGCTTTTAAGGTGCTGCTGCTCAGCTTCAGGTTTCCATAGCTGAAAGTTGTATAACTTAAGCCATGACCAAACTCGAACTGCGGGTTATAATCAGCATCGTAGTTATACACCCCTTCCACAGTAGATCTTGATTCTGAAGGCTTGTGGTTATAGGTTACAATAGAGTTCGGGAAGCGAGGGTACGTGTAAGGCAGTTTACCAGAAGGGTTTATGTCGCCGAAAAGCACATCCGCCAGTGCATCCCCTCCATAGTTTCCAGGTAGGAAGGTCTGTACAATAGCAGGCACTTTATCTTCAAATTTGCTGATTACACGCGGGCGGCCTTCGTTCAGCACCAGCACTACCGGCTTACCTGCAGCCGCTAATTTCAGGGCCAGTTCTGTTTGCAGGTCAGACAGGTATAGATCACTCATGTTACCCGGTGTTTCAGTATAAGTATTCTCTCCCACACAAAGCACCACCACATCTGCATTTCGGGCAGCAGCCACGGCTTCGTCCATCTTATCAGCATACTCTTCGAAGTACTTGCCATCCATTTTGTAGCTGACACCAGGCACATACGTTACGTTACCGGCACCGGCTTTCTTCTGAACTGCCTCCAGTATAGTATTGTATTTCCCGGCAAACTCATCAACTTTTTCTCCCTGCCAGGAGTAAGTCCAGGCACCGTTTAGGGTGCGCATGTTGTTTGCGTTCGGCCCTGTTACCAGTATCTTCTTATTTTTAGCCAAAGGCAAGAGGTTGTTCTGGTTTTTCAGCAGCGTAATAGCTTCCTGTGCTGCCAGGTAAGCTTGGGTTTCAAACTCTTTGCTGCCAAACTTTGCATAATTTTTGGGATTGGTAGTCGGCTTTTCGAACAACCCTAATCTGTACTTAACCCACAAAATTCTACGCACTGCGTCATCCAGACGCTCCTGTGATACTTTGCCCTCTTTTACC contains these protein-coding regions:
- a CDS encoding glycoside hydrolase family 3 N-terminal domain-containing protein encodes the protein MKIHSLQVGTRALKRLCVLAVALGSMQSTFAQDKYDAQINSLLQKMTVEEKVGQMAQITLDVIGKGPNRYASDEPVVLDKAETNKALVKYHIGSVLNTANNRARTPEAWYKIISDIQNIALKQTRMKIPVIYGVDAMHGVTYTAGATMFPQQIALAATFNRQLVRSGAEITAYELRASSIPWNFAPVLDLGADPRFPRQWETFGEDPYLVTELGKQMIKGMEGEDNNVAHPEKVATSLKHFLGYMVPVSGKDRTPAYISDQALREYHLPAFKAAIEAGAHSVMINSGIINGVPVHANYNILTKLLKEELGFKGLVITDWGDIENLHTRDRIAKDHKEAIMLAINAGIDMSMIAYNYEVFCDNLIALVKEGKVSQERLDDAVRRILWVKYRLGLFEKPTTNPKNYAKFGSKEFETQAYLAAQEAITLLKNQNNLLPLAKNKKILVTGPNANNMRTLNGAWTYSWQGEKVDEFAGKYNTILEAVQKKAGAGNVTYVPGVSYKMDGKYFEEYADKMDEAVAAARNADVVVLCVGENTYTETPGNMSDLYLSDLQTELALKLAAAGKPVVLVLNEGRPRVISKFEDKVPAIVQTFLPGNYGGDALADVLFGDINPSGKLPYTYPRFPNSIVTYNHKPSESRSTVEGVYNYDADYNPQFEFGHGLSYTTFSYGNLKLSSSTLKANQTLTITVDVTNTGKREGKETVLLYISDMVATLMTPDVKRLRGFDKLSLKPGETKTVSFQIKPDDIAFVNLENKRVTEPGEFKVQIADKTVSFQFE